In the Pecten maximus chromosome 5, xPecMax1.1, whole genome shotgun sequence genome, CTACTAGATCCTCACCCCAAAAAGTGAAAGTCCCAATCTCAATGAGTATTGTGTATGGCCTCCACGTGCATTGGTAACAGCTTGGCATCGTCGTCTCATTGATCAAATAGAATTCTGGTGTTTTGCCGATTCTATATCATTCAGCTATTATATTTTCTTCCAGCTGACCAAGATTCTGTTGATTGCCTCATGCCCCTATCGTCATTTTCAATAGGTGCCCAACCTGCTTAATGGGATTTAAATCCGGACTGTGATCTGGCCATTGCAGATAACATATGCTGTTGTTGGTCAACATTTGCTGGGTGGTCCTTGCGGCATGGCAAGGTGCATTATCCTCGGCTAGAATCACTCCGTGGTTTCCcctcatacattttgtatgggGAACTGCAACTGGCTTTAAGACATCTGTTTGATACGAAGCCGCCATTAAATGTCTCTGATCCGAACAACCTGCGTCTTTGCATGGATGGAACTACCTCCCCAAATAATCACTGATCAGCTTCCAAAGTTGTCCCTCTAAATAACGCAGTTGGCATCATTCCGCTCACCTTTCTTCTGTTCAGTCTATTGCGGCTATTGGCAGTTTGAAAAAGACTTTAACCTCGTCAACAAAAAGAACACAGGCTCAGTGTGCTCTTGTGTATAGCATATGACGCCTTCCCAACGCTATACGAACAATACGATGTATTTGAGTAAACCATGCCCTTCCCGCCAACATGACAAATTTGCCTCCTTTAACCGATTTCTAATGGTTTGAGCACTAACAGGCCTTCGATGTGCTACATCCGTAATTCTTTCTGTCTCTGCAGTTGTGGTTAATCTTGATTGAGATGACACCGTCTTATATTACTATCCTGACAAACGGGCGTAACTCTTCCTCTTGGTTGGCGTTTGCAGTCAATAACTGAGCCAGTTTATTGGTACTTCATCCAGAATTTCTGAATGGCAAAAGTGATATGTTTAACATTCGAGTAACCTGTTACAACAACTAAACAATCATTAAACATGTATCACATTCAATTGTGTTAGTAATATGAATTAGATTGTATTTCTCATCATAACATGCACTTGCCTGTCTCGAAGAACTGCCAGCTATTAACATCACAACTACTCTTCTTCTTTCCTCGGTGGTCAGTCTTCCCATCTTAAGTGTTTTTTATAAAATGCCTATACACAGAGAGGCGACACGTGTAATACCCCGATATGTGGATACAGGTGCACGTGCAGTACAAAGCGATTACAGGAAAAGGCGCGAAAGTCATGGTTGACTGAACACGACACGATAGAATCCCTACAACCACGTAATGTATCAAGGAAAAACAAGGTCGTGAAATAGATTAGATACCAAATATAAAAGTGACCACTTAGAACTTAATTATTTACGCGATATGGATTTTATATTTTGCAGGCTTTGAGTTTGTTGGTCCAGATATGCGTGTATGGCTTGGTCAAGCTCTCAACATTATCTTCGCCCTGGCACTGTGCTCACTTTGTGGTTTGGGCATTCTTATCAAAGATTGGCAGTACATACAAATAACATGCACCATACCAACAGTTTTGTTCATACTTTTGTGGTTGTAAGTGGAGCTATGTTGCATCAGAATTTCAAATAATTACAGAAACAATACAAGCAaaataggttatatatatatatacctattcattttattgtaaaaatatattatcaaagTAATAGTGAATATTTGTTTAGAAAATTTGTCTGAAAAATAAAAGGATAGCATAATCCTAAATTCAACAAGTTCCAATAAGTGACATACGATGTAACTGTATACTCGTTTCCTTCATGTTTATTGAATTAATCTGATTTGACGTATCGCATGACTTATATTTATAATCGCACGGTATTTCACGTTAAAATACGCGCGATGTCAATTGCGTAAACGTGTGTTTGTCGTCGATTTCACTATATATCAATTCATTAAGAGTTGTTTCGATGTCTGTGTCGTGTACTTTGAATACCGCATACGGCAAAAACGTTTTACGAAATAATCTAGGTAATACTTAAAGAATGGAATATTTTGTTAATGACGTATTAATGTTGCAGTGTTCTAGACGAGTCGCCAAGATGGCTTTTGAGTAAAGGCAGGACGGAGGAAGCAAAATCAGTATTACTGAAAATTGCACGAACCAACAAGGTGACACCTGATGGAAATCTACTTCAACAACTAGAACATGAAAAAAGTACACACACCGAAAAAATATCGAGTTTGTTTAAAAACAGAACCCTTGCTATACGAACATTGGTTGTCTTCTTTAATTGGTGAGCATCAACTTGGAAAATATGTTTGGTAACTATATCAGATTTCAAAcggatataatatataaacaaaggatATATGTAGTTTATACAGCCTAGGGGCAATTTAAGTCAGCCATCAAATATGAATGGGCAATATACTGAAATTATATCCCTCACAAAATGAAatctaaacaaaaaaaattgtcaacTGTGTTAGATTATATTTCTTGGGTGATAAATTCCCAAAATAGCAACATAATACACAAAACGATGAAAATAGGTGTCTTTTATTtattgtatgaaatatttattgagAGTATTCATTATTTGCTACATAATAGAAATGTCGCGTAATCAAATTACtttataacataatgtatttgtatatggTTTATAACCGGCAGGCTGTGCACACAACGGATTAGTGTTATCGTGGGACCTCCTAAtagagaaaaatgaaaatatagcTTAGCAAGGCCTTTATTAAACTGAATGGCCTATGTACATGGATTTCATTTACGATTCTCTATAGACAAGAACACGGGTTGAACTTCAGTGTATTTGAAAAATGCCTGTATTCAATATTGATTTGCATCGCATCACGTTTAAAATTCATAACTAAAATTCATAGTTAGGGAGAGGCTTTCTAAAACTGAAAAATCCCGACTTATCAAAATGTTATGCTTTTAAATAAATGAGTGTGTTTACAGTCCAAATATGTATGTGCAATCTTATCATAGCACATTATTATGTTTGCCTTTTTATCAGGTTTGGATTGGGGATGACATATTACGGTGTGTTTCTCCATGCCGAAAATCTAGGAGGCAATTTTTACTTGGCTATTTTCCTTCTGTCCGTGATAGAAATCCCAATACTTTTAGTCAATTTGTACCTGCTAAACAAATTTGGAAGGAGGAGAGTACACTGTTTAACAATGATGACTGGAGGACTAGCGTGTATATGTTCCATATTCCCTGTGATATTTGGGGGAGAAGGTAAGACACAATAACAAATTCTTATGATCTTTCCGTTGATTTATCACCACTATTTTATTATCTGGTAACCTGTGGTAtctcatatattatatcattagtCATCATTTGTACTACAAGTTCTGTAAATTAAGAACTTTTACAAAGACAAAACATGCAGTCATATACATGGATTATACAGTCGAAGTTCATTTTCTTGAAGTTAGTAGCTCATGACGAAACTTCGATGTATCCCTAGTATTGCCGGCAATCGACTTTATTGTCTGTATAATTTTACTCTCGGAATTATCTCTGAATAacatgtttgttcaaattgaGCAGTGTCTTCGAATTATTAGATTTCAAAATATCTCAATTTGATCTGACTTAACATTTTGCAAAtcacaatttattattttttatatatgacCGAGTTTCACATCGATTATCATCCAGAACTGCAACCACTGATCCTTGCTCTTGCTGTCATCGGGAAAATGGGGGCATCTGGTGCCTTTGGGTCCATTTACGTCATTTCTGGGGAGGTGTTTCCGACAATTGTTCGGAATGGAGCCGTGGGTGCCAGCTCTAGTTTTGCAAGGATAGGGTCGATGTTGGCTCCCTATATAGCAAAACTGGTAAGACAACCTGCTTTATTCatgattataattaaatattccTTTGGAGTTCAGAGACAaagatataaaacaaattacCCTGGTAATTCACACATTTCTGTGCTTACTGTATTATAAATGACGTTAAGTTAAGAAGGATTAACATCGATCTCTAGTGATTTTATGCTTAAGATTAGAAAATAGTACTCTATGCCTAATAAATCAGTACTcagtttgttttttaattatttttttctcagtttttttatgatttattaCGATATGCAGGGCACAGTTGGTGTAGGCAGTTATGGGAAAGCTATCCCTCTAATTGTGTTTGGAGCGTGTTCGATCACGGCTGGACTTTTTGCGTTATTACTACCAGAAACAATGGGTTGCCGGCTACCAGACACAATAGAGGAAGCAGTGGACTTCAAATTGTAAATATGCACTTTGTCTAATGAATTGATACATGTAATGTTTGAAGTTcgatctttatcaaatttttaTTTGCTTTTACACTGACTTCTATCCTTTCTTTTTTCTGCATGAAAGCTGTAGATATACGGTAATTGTTCTAAACATATACTTATATCTGTAAATTcttacattataattatcatgaATAATGACAAATATAACATAGCATAAAGACAAATACTAGATGCAACAGGAATAGTTACCACATTCTCTTCTATTTAGGCTACGGGAAGATCCAAACACGGAAAGTGAGACTGAGGAGCTGAGAAGTATGATAGAAAACTAAAGCAGATTTGACATcttacaatttatataaatgttacattgGTATCGGTGTGCCCGTTCAATGTAAAGACAGTATAAGGATGTAGAAAGATATGCTTTTTGTTTTAAAGACCTGAAATATCCATCTTGGCGCAATGCTTGATTTTTCATTGTCTGGGGTTTGGAGAAACGCTATCTGATGGTGCTATTACCATTTAGCCGGATATTAAATACAAAGAAATTGTGTGGTATGTCCAAAAATACACTTTATACTTCTGTCTTTTGTATGAATACAAAGCAGTTGGTCACCttaacagaaataaaaaaatatattgatccTTCAAAGAGTCactatatttatacaatttgtttgtttgtttgtttttgtttaacgtcctattaatagctagggtcatttaaggatatgccaggttttggaggttgtggaaagccggagtacccggagaaaaaccaccggcctacagtcagcaCCTTACAACTGCCCTACGTAGGGTTCGCAATCCAGAGGTGgtgggctagtgataaagtgtcggacaCCTTAAttactcggccaccgcggccccttccTTTATACAAACAGGGAGACATGTGAAATATCaagtttttgtgtatttttaagTCGTCTTAATGAAAGTCGAGTGTGTTACACTGAGCCGCATGACCACCTTGACTATGCATTGTCTATTTGCTTAGTGCACATTATCACGCTTTGTCCgatggtttgtttttgtttaacgtcctattaacagccagggtcatttaaggacgtgccaggttttggaggtggaggaaagccggagtattaTTTTCCTCATGAACGCATGAACTCACCAAAGATATggtaatgataataataaattttACTATAATCAAGTCAATTGTATATGCAAGCAAATATTCACAATGTTAAACACACACTGTAAATACTCGTATCAGTCTGTATACATTCTAAAAAAAGCTATACATTCTTTCGTATTAGTTGACAAAGATGTCACATGAATATGTATTGTGTTAGATCTATTATCAAAATCTATATCTGTAACTATTAGAAATGACTAATTGTAACGGGATGAGCATATTGTCCAATCTGGTGCAGAGATAGAAACACAacacactgtatttacattatttacaacatttaattacaCTATACACTATGAACAATTGCACATCCACACTCACTTTCACGCATTTAATAAGaacatatatcacaaataaatgGTTCACTCTAGGAATGGGCAGATTTCCATCACTGTCTATGAGGTCACCTAAATACACATGTAGTCTACACTGGTGGGCAGATTTCCACCATGGAGTGTCAACAAGAAACCCAGTTCTCTCCACAAGACGGGCACCATCAAGCCTCATCACGAACAGTTATATATTGCCAGCAAAGAATACCACTCATGGCTGTCCATCAAGGTTCTGGCTGTGTTCCTCATGAATCGCAACCACAGTACCCAGGCCACCTCGCTCCACCACACATCAGTATGGCATATGTCCCTGTCAGGACTCTGTTCTGACCATGGTCCTTCCAGGATCATCCACACCACATTATGGTATATCCTTACCAATggtttaaactaaaatataataCCAATATACTACTAAATAATTATGGCCCAACTAACCTTACCTATTTACAACCGTTATATTGactgatataatacatatatgcaaTAAAATGACTACACCCTAAATTACTGAAAGTATGACACACGACGCCTTAATATTTACTACACTGACATGCACTCACGTCACACGTGTGAATATAACAATGACCACCCGTAATTCAGACTATGTAGACATTaactaatatgtatataatgctaCATGATTGGTATATCTCTAAAATAtcatctatataactgtacatgtcGTATAATACACCctattaaaaaatatacaatacgcTAAGCACACCTGTATACACTCGTGCAACATACCGGGTGggtatctataaatagacaacTATAATACCTTGCTGTTTATCTACACAGCATGTCAACAAcagttataaacaatatatacaattggGTTTGTATGTACGGTACTCACCGCAAGCTGTAGTTTGCGTATTTATGTCCAATAAATGAGTAAATAGCCGCGGTGTTGTGCCGCTACACCTGCATCTTGACGTGTTTACACCGCACGTTCTGGAATGTCCTTTGTCATAAATCCGGTCACACATCCGGTTCACGTACACGTCTTTAAGCGCGAAATACAAACAAAGTAAAGTACAATGGTGTGGAAGTCTGGTATAGATGTGCGTATGTGTGTGGATAGGCCTGTCGACTGGTGTAAGGTGTATGCGAAAACTATGCAAGTGTCACTcgattgttgtatatattgtgtatgtgtacGATGTGAGAATGGGAtggtattatatgtatatgtaaataccTTTATTGTTTACAGTCGCTGGGAAGTCTGTAGTCTGCCATGTTGTATGTACGCGAATGTTTCTGTCGAGTGTTAGTTGTCGTGTGATTGGTTGAGTGTATCTGAGTTTGTGTGTTGTTGGTTCGGCGCCACTGATTGGCCCGTTGTAGGGTATTTATATCGTGTGCACGTGTGTTTCGTTAGTCCGTCGGTGTCTGTCAACGTGTTGTCTGGGTGGGGGCTGTAAGGTACGTGcctgtgtattatattatatattcattgtaGGGGAAAAGCCGGGAGCTGGCCCCATGTTATATGTCACCATGTAAGTTTGTCCGTAGTATGTGCGTGTTTGTCCCAGCGACTTGTATATTGTTATACTTACTCAGTATATTACTGGAGAATAAACTTTAGAGAAATGTTTATGTGAATTTCGTTATTCTTGAACTACCGAAAGCCCAAGCCAGAACCTGGGTCAGGTGTGCAATAGGCAATACGCCTACAAATGGTGCCGAGACCAGGATTCGAACCTGGGTTGTCGCGGCCACAACGCGAAGTACTAACCACTATACTATAACCCTTTCAGCCCCAGTTAGGACTTGTCTGTGTCTTGTGTTTTGTACATGTCTTGTCTGGTGTTTTCACTTTattctgtaaaactgaaaaTCATTAGTAAATCATAAATGGTAAAGTTAggaatatttatattgtaaattatcCCTTTAAAAGGAAGGGAAGGAAGTATGTACCCATCTATAGTAGGATGGTGGGTGTGTCCAACATGtaattgaattcaaaattataGAACCATATGGTGGAATTAAAACCGGAAGGTGTTTTGTTATCATTCTTTTACAGATGTCAGACATTCTTGTATTGAACGTGCCAGACGAGGAGGTTGGAAGCATAAATGCTGACACTCGTCCAGCATGGGTGGAAGGGGGTATGCCCTGCCCGGTGGCCCAATGTGGGACTCGGGTTTATAAAACCTATTTTGCAATGCTTCGGCATTGGGTGGCGGTCCATGCCCGCACAGTGACGAAGTTCAAGTGCCCCAACTGCACATATTACAACGTTAGGAGGAACCAGGTCAGCAGGCACCTGAAAAGGATCCATAGGCTAGAAGCCGTTGGGCTGGTCATACGAGAGGAACGGGTTGTGAACTCCAGGTATGTGCCCCCAGGACCTGTACGGATCCCCATTAAGGGAGTGGCCCCTAGCAATGTCCCTGTTGTCCCGGACGAGGAACTTTACAATATGTTGATGAAATGTGCCACTAACTGTATTGTATTTGTTATCAACTGTTACTTGTATTGTGAAATAATTGTTGTAAATGGAAAACAAACTCTGATGCTAGGGAGTGTGGGACCTGACATTtgggtatttatatatttttttttatatagttgttgaatttatatatacatggctTTATTTTTGATGAACATTTACATCTATCTTTATTGTATTGTTAGCCTGTTTGTTGTAATTTTGGATACATTTATGCCGAGTTTTGGCCTGATTGCCTAGCCCTGTAGGTACATGTGCAAAatagttttgttatatttttgttggaTGAAATAATGAGAGGAAGATATATATCTGtctcattataaaaaaaaaagttatttggGGAACTGATCCCAGTATTTGTACATAAATATACCTCAAAGCAGTTATCTAATAcctatacaaaatatatatgttgttatatttgttaattgataatttgtaaacagGGTATACAGGCCATGACTagtttattgtattttgtatattccTTACCAGAGTGTGGCTTTAGGAAAATAGTATTTTCCTAAAAAGAAAGGGTGGTGTGTGGAAGTCTGGTATAGATGTGCGTATGTGTGTGGATAGGCCTGTCGACTGGTGTAAGGTGTATGCGAGAACTATGCAAGTGTCACTcgattgttgtatatattgtgtatgtgtacGATGTGAGAATGGGATGgtagtatatgtatatgttaataccTTTATTGTTTACAGTCGCTGGGAAGTCTGTAGTCTGCCATGTTGTATGTACGCGAATGTTTCTGTCGAGTGTTAGTTGTCGTGTGATTGGTTGAGTGTATCTGAGTTTGTGTGTTGTTGGTTCGGCGCCACTGATTGGCCCGTTGTAGGGTATTTATATCGTGTGCACGTGTGTTTCGTTAGTCCGTCGGTGTCTGTCAACGTGTTGTCTGGGTGGGGACTGTAAGGTACGTGcctgtgtattatattatatattcattgtaGGGGGAAAAGCCGGGAGCTGGCCCCATGTTATATGTCACCATGTAAGTTTGTCCGTAGTATGTGCGTGTTTGTCCCAGCGACTTGTATATTGTTATACTTACTCAGTATATTACTGGAGAATAAACTTTAGAGAAATGTTTATGTGAATTTCGTTATTCTTGAACTACCGAAAGCCCAAGCCAGAACCTGGGTCAGGTGTGCAATAGGCAATACGCCTACAAATGGTGCCGAGACCAGGATTCGAACCTGGGTTGTCGCGGCCACAACGCGAAGTACTAACCACTATACTATAACCCTTTCAGCCCCACTTAGGACTTGTCTGTGTCTTGTGTTTTGTACATGTCTTGTCTGGTGTTTTCACTTTattctgtaaaactgaaaaTCATTAGTAAATCATAAATGGTAAAGTTAggaatatttatattgtaaattatcCCTTTAAAAAGGAAGGGAAGGAAGTATGTACCCATCTATAGTAGGATGGTGGGTGTGTCCAACATGtaattgaattcaaaattataGAACCATATGGTGGAATTAAAACCGGAAGGTGTTTTGTTATCATTCTTTTACAGATGTCAGACATTCTTGTATTGAACGTGCCAGACGAGGAGGTTGGAAGCATAAATGCTGACACTCGTCCAGCATGGGTGGAAGGGGGTATGCCCTGCCCGGTGGCCCAATGTGGGACTCGGGTTTATAAAACCTAGTTTGCAATGCTTCGGCATTGGGTGGCGGTCCATGCCCGCACAGTGACGAAGTTCAAGTGCCCCAACTGCACATATTACAACGTTAGGAGGAACCAGGTCAGCAGGCACCTGAAAAGGATCCATAGGCTAGAAGCCGTTGGGCTGGTCATACGAGAGGAACGGGTTGTGAACTCCAGGTATGTGCCCCCAGGACCTGTACGGATCCCCATTAAGGGAGTGGCCCCTAGCAATGTCCCTGTTGTCCCGGACGAGGAACTTTTACAATATGTTGATGAAATGTGCCACTAACTGTATTGTATTTGTTATCAACTGTTACTTGTATTGTGAAATAATTGTTGTAAATGGAAAACAAACTCTGATGCTAGGGAGTGTGGGACCTGACATTtgggtatttatatattttttttttatatagttgttgaatttatatatacatggctTTATTTTTGATGAACATTTACATCTATCTTTATTGTATTGTTAGCCTGTTTGTTGTAATTTTGGATACATTTATGCCGAGTTTTGGCCTGATAGCCTAGCCCTGTAGGTACATGTGCATAatagttttgttatatttttgttggaTGAAATAATGAGAGGAAGATATATATCTGtctcattataaaaaaaaaagttatttggGGAACTGATCCCAGTATTTGTACATAAATATACCTCAAAGCAGTTATCTAATAcctatacaaaatatatatgttgttatatttgttaattgataatttgtaaacagGGTATACAGGCCATGACTagtttattgtattttgtatattccTTACCAGAGTGTGGCGTAGGAAAATACTATTTTCCTAAAAAGAAAGGGTGGTGTGTGGAAGTCTGGTATAGATGTGCGTATGTGTGTGGATAGGCCTGTCGACTGGTGTAAGGTGTATGCGAGAACTATGCAAGTGTCACTcgattgttgtatatattgtgtatgtgtacGATGTGAGAATGGGATGgtagtatatgtatatgttaataccTTTATTGTTTACAGTCGCTGGGAAGTCTGTAGTCTGCCATGTTGTATGTACGCGAATGTTTCTGTCGAGTGTTAGTTGTCGTGTGATTGGTTGAGTGTATCTGAGTTTGTGTGTTGTTGGTTCGGCGCCACTGATTGGCCCGTTGTAGGGTATTTATATCGTGTGCACGTGTGTTTCGTTAGTCCGTCGGTAGCTGTCAACGTGTTGTCTGGGTGGGGGCTGTAAGGTACGtgtctgtgtattatattatatattcattgtaGGGGGAAAGCCGGGAGCTGGCCCCATGTTATATGTCACCATGTAAGTTTGTCCGTAGTATGTGCGTGTTTGTCCCAGCGACTTGTATATTGTTATACTTACTCAGTATATTACTGGAGAATAAACTTTAGAGAAATGTTTATGTGAATTTCGTTATTCTTGAACTACCGAAAGCCCAAGCCAGAACCTGGGTCAGGTGTGCAATAGGCAATACGCCTACAAATGGTGCCGAGACCAGGATTCGAACCTGGGTTGTCACGGCCACAACGCGAAGTACTAACCACTATACTATAACCCTTTCAGCCCCACTGAGGACTTGTCTGTGTCTTGTGTTTTGTACATGTCTTGTCTGGTGTTTTCACTTTattctgtaaaactgaaaaTCATTAGTAAATCATAAATGGTAAAGTTAggaatatttatattgtaaattatcCCTTTAAAAGGAAGGGAAGGAATTATGTACCCATCTATAGTAGGATGGTGGGTGTGTCCAACATGtaattgaattcaaaattataGAACCATATGGTGGAATTAAAACCGGAAGGTGTTTTGTTACCATTCTTTTACAGATGTCAGACATTCTTGTATTGAACGTGCCAGACGAGGAGGTTGGAAGCATAAATGCTGACACCCGTCCAGCATGGGTGGAAGGGGGTATGCCCTGCCCGGTGGCCCAATGTGGGACTCGGGTTTATAAAACCTATTTTGCAATGCTTCGTCATTGGGTGGCGGTCCATGCCCGCACAGTGACGAAGTTCAAGTGCCCCAACTGCACATATTACAACGTTAGGAGGAACCAGGTCAGCAGGCACCTGAAAAGGATCCATAGGCTAGAAGCCGTTGGGCTGGTCATACGAGAGGAACGGGTTGTGAACTCCAGGTATGTGCCCCCAGGACCTGTACGGATCCCCATTAAGGGAGTGGCCCCTAGCAATGTCCCTGTTGTCCCGGACGAGGAACTTTTACAATATGTTGATGAAATGTGCCACTAACTGTATTGTATTTGTTATCAACTGTTACTTGTATTGTGAAATAATTGTTGTAAATGGAAAACAAACTCTGATGCTAGGGAGTGTGGGACCTGACATTtgggtatttatatatttttttttatatagttgttgaatttatatatacatggctTTATTTTTGATGAACATTTACATCTATCTTTATTGTATTGTTAGCCTGTTTGTTGTAATTTTGGATACATTTATGCCGAGTTTTGGCCTGATAGCCTAGCCCTGTAGGTACATGTGCATAatagttttgttatatttttgttggaTGAAATAATGAGAGGAAGATATATATCTGtctcattataaaaaaaaaagttatttggGGAACTGATCCCAGTATTTGTACATAAATATACCTCAAAGCAGTTATCTAATAcctatacaaaatatatatgttgttatatttgttaattgataatttgtaaacagGGTATACAGGCCATGACTagtttattgtattttgtatattccTTACCAGAGTGTGGCGTAGGAAAATACTATTTTCCTAAAAAGAAAGGGTGGTGTGTGGAAGTCTGGTATAGATGTGCGTATGTGTGTGGATAGGCCTGTCGACTGGTGTAAGGTGTATGCGAGAACTATGCAAGTGTCACTcgattgttgtatatattgtgtatgtgtacGATGTGAGAATGGGATGgtagtatatgtatatgttaataccTTTATTGTTTACAGTCGCTGGGTAGTCTGTAGTCTGCCATGTTGTATGTACGCGAATGTTTCTGTAGAGTGTTAGTTGTCGTGTGATTGGTTGAGTGTATCTGAGTTTGTGTGTTGTTGGTTCGGCGCCACTGATTGGCCCGTTGTAGGGTATTTATATCGTGTGCACGTGTGTTTCGTTAGTCCGTCGGTGTCTGTCAACGTGTTGTCTGGGTGGGGGCTGTAAGGTACGtgtctgtgtattatattatatatttattgtaggGGGAAAGCCGGGAGCTGGCCCCATGTTATATGTCATCATGTAAGTTTGTCCGTAGTATGTGCGTGTTTGTCCCAGCGACTTGTATATTACTGGAGAATAAACTTTAGAGAAATGTTTATGTGAATTTCGTTATTCTTGAACTACCGAAAGCCCAAGCCAGAACCTGGGTCAGGTGTGCAATAGGCAATACGCCTACAATGGTATGTAACACtaattaaaaacattatttcattatatttcaatttctactcaagtttgactcaatgaaactaccaaacttaatctgtttcatttgctcatgaccagattaacactgatcagtgcgtatgaatacatggttaa is a window encoding:
- the LOC117327617 gene encoding organic cation transporter protein-like, encoding MYLLWGLIPADYTVGIEHRGNFAFKAALTKSNSTMVNLDELIPKLGGFGYYQKRLYILLTVPIAVAGMFMIMMVFALYTPNHSCKRPHDSSSFNDSRSGRFTASECTLRQEGDEQLNSSNASLSNISRHITPLPCSEWDYDDDVFKKTFTTTHNLVCQESLKISHAQMIFYFGVVIGDILFGQLSDLIGRKKTLIIAMFILLVSGLSGSFSPEYYSFVVIQFVVGTACKGCLVLAFVMGFEFVGPDMRVWLGQALNIIFALALCSLCGLGILIKDWQYIQITCTIPTVLFILLWFVLDESPRWLLSKGRTEEAKSVLLKIARTNKVTPDGNLLQQLEHEKSTHTEKISSLFKNRTLAIRTLVVFFNWFGLGMTYYGVFLHAENLGGNFYLAIFLLSVIEIPILLVNLYLLNKFGRRRVHCLTMMTGGLACICSIFPVIFGGEELQPLILALAVIGKMGASGAFGSIYVISGEVFPTIVRNGAVGASSSFARIGSMLAPYIAKLGTVGVGSYGKAIPLIVFGACSITAGLFALLLPETMGCRLPDTIEEAVDFKLLREDPNTESETEELRSMIEN